In a single window of the Rhineura floridana isolate rRhiFlo1 chromosome 3, rRhiFlo1.hap2, whole genome shotgun sequence genome:
- the LOC133380095 gene encoding CD209 antigen-like protein E isoform X3, translated as MKQVSDTVSLRLKKRLDCALYTPSSFEDDDYDDAGVVTAMVSESQTTPSAPNEKRNMDNQKALHPRCGPWYSSINALPSDHVTNSSNCVPPDSDSPQKKSTRRFHVVVLYVLVTICCVMWAGLLFVILVKYSGISEELQALSEELQTLNFNQSEKLMRMRKDLDYVYTTQRILERTASNNFSELQDITTSICSSGKSSISHSCPTNWKTEGHNCYYISTEKKNWTDALWYCIIHRAHLVSIWSDKEQGFLRDNIDNTMTYWLGVVHIESEGKWRWREGDLIVSTAFWDVGEPQTDDEKNCGIMHPNGTWASAVCSLPYQWICKKKLIC; from the exons ataCACCCAGCAGTTTTGAGGacgatgattatgatgatgcggGTGTTGTGACTGCGATGGTTTCTGAAAGTCAGACAACACCGTCGGCTCCTAATGAAAAAAGAAACATGGACAATCAGAAAG CCCTCCATCCTAGATGTGGTCCATGGTATTCAAGCATCAATGCCCTTCCTTCTGATCATGTGACAAACAGTTCAAACTGTG TTCCTCCTGACTCTGACTCTCCACAAAAGAAAAGCACTAGAAGATTTCATGTAGTCGTTCTTTATGTCCTGGTAACAATATGCTGTGTGATGTGGGCAGGACTCCTTTTTGTGATCCTGGTGAAGT ACTCAGGAATATCAGAGGAGCTACAGGCTCTGTCAGAGGAACTACAGACCTTAAACTTCAACCAATCAGAGAAGCTCATGAGAA TGAGGAAGGACCTGGATTATGTATACACAACACAAAGGATTCTTGAAAGAACTGCTAGCAACAACTTCAGCGAACTACAGGATATCACAA CATCCATCTGCAGCAGTGGAAAATCCTCAATCTCTCATTCATGCCCCACCAATTGGAAGACTGAAGGACATAACTGCTATTACATTTCAACAGAGAAGAAAAACTGGACTGATGCTCTGTGGTACTGCATTATTCATAGGGCTCATTTGGTCAGCATTTGGTCTGATAAGGAACAG GGTTTCCTGAGAGATAACATCGATAACACCATGACATACTGGCTGGGTGTGGTTCATATTGAAAGTGAGGGGAAATGGAGATGGAGAGAAGGTGATTTGATTGTATCTACAGC TTTTTGGGATGTAGGAGAACCACAGACGGATGATGAAAAGAACTGCGGCATCATGCACCCCAACGGAACATGGGCTTCTGCAGTGTGTTCCCTTCCCTATCAATGGATTTGTAAAAAGAAGCTGATCTGTTGA
- the LOC133380095 gene encoding CD209 antigen-like protein E isoform X5 — translation MVSESQTTPSAPNEKRNMDNQKALHPRCGPWYSSINALPSDHVTNSSNCVPPDSDSPQKKSTRRFHVVVLYVLVTICCVMWAGLLFVILVKYSGISEELQALSEELQTLNFNQSEKLMRMRKDLDYVYTTQRILERTASNNFSELQDITTSICSSGKSSISHSCPTNWKTEGHNCYYISTEKKNWTDALWYCIIHRAHLVSIWSDKEQGFLRDNIDNTMTYWLGVVHIESEGKWRWREGDLIVSTAFWDVGEPQTDDEKNCGIMHPNGTWASAVCSLPYQWICKKKLIC, via the exons ATGGTTTCTGAAAGTCAGACAACACCGTCGGCTCCTAATGAAAAAAGAAACATGGACAATCAGAAAG CCCTCCATCCTAGATGTGGTCCATGGTATTCAAGCATCAATGCCCTTCCTTCTGATCATGTGACAAACAGTTCAAACTGTG TTCCTCCTGACTCTGACTCTCCACAAAAGAAAAGCACTAGAAGATTTCATGTAGTCGTTCTTTATGTCCTGGTAACAATATGCTGTGTGATGTGGGCAGGACTCCTTTTTGTGATCCTGGTGAAGT ACTCAGGAATATCAGAGGAGCTACAGGCTCTGTCAGAGGAACTACAGACCTTAAACTTCAACCAATCAGAGAAGCTCATGAGAA TGAGGAAGGACCTGGATTATGTATACACAACACAAAGGATTCTTGAAAGAACTGCTAGCAACAACTTCAGCGAACTACAGGATATCACAA CATCCATCTGCAGCAGTGGAAAATCCTCAATCTCTCATTCATGCCCCACCAATTGGAAGACTGAAGGACATAACTGCTATTACATTTCAACAGAGAAGAAAAACTGGACTGATGCTCTGTGGTACTGCATTATTCATAGGGCTCATTTGGTCAGCATTTGGTCTGATAAGGAACAG GGTTTCCTGAGAGATAACATCGATAACACCATGACATACTGGCTGGGTGTGGTTCATATTGAAAGTGAGGGGAAATGGAGATGGAGAGAAGGTGATTTGATTGTATCTACAGC TTTTTGGGATGTAGGAGAACCACAGACGGATGATGAAAAGAACTGCGGCATCATGCACCCCAACGGAACATGGGCTTCTGCAGTGTGTTCCCTTCCCTATCAATGGATTTGTAAAAAGAAGCTGATCTGTTGA
- the LOC133380095 gene encoding CD209 antigen-like protein E isoform X2, protein MTTPLGVYVLAQPSAPPLPPKPDTPSSFEDDDYDDAGVVTAMVSESQTTPSAPNEKRNMDNQKALHPRCGPWYSSINALPSDHVTNSSNCVPPDSDSPQKKSTRRFHVVVLYVLVTICCVMWAGLLFVILVKYSGISEELQALSEELQTLNFNQSEKLMRMRKDLDYVYTTQRILERTASNNFSELQDITTSICSSGKSSISHSCPTNWKTEGHNCYYISTEKKNWTDALWYCIIHRAHLVSIWSDKEQGFLRDNIDNTMTYWLGVVHIESEGKWRWREGDLIVSTAFWDVGEPQTDDEKNCGIMHPNGTWASAVCSLPYQWICKKKLIC, encoded by the exons ataCACCCAGCAGTTTTGAGGacgatgattatgatgatgcggGTGTTGTGACTGCGATGGTTTCTGAAAGTCAGACAACACCGTCGGCTCCTAATGAAAAAAGAAACATGGACAATCAGAAAG CCCTCCATCCTAGATGTGGTCCATGGTATTCAAGCATCAATGCCCTTCCTTCTGATCATGTGACAAACAGTTCAAACTGTG TTCCTCCTGACTCTGACTCTCCACAAAAGAAAAGCACTAGAAGATTTCATGTAGTCGTTCTTTATGTCCTGGTAACAATATGCTGTGTGATGTGGGCAGGACTCCTTTTTGTGATCCTGGTGAAGT ACTCAGGAATATCAGAGGAGCTACAGGCTCTGTCAGAGGAACTACAGACCTTAAACTTCAACCAATCAGAGAAGCTCATGAGAA TGAGGAAGGACCTGGATTATGTATACACAACACAAAGGATTCTTGAAAGAACTGCTAGCAACAACTTCAGCGAACTACAGGATATCACAA CATCCATCTGCAGCAGTGGAAAATCCTCAATCTCTCATTCATGCCCCACCAATTGGAAGACTGAAGGACATAACTGCTATTACATTTCAACAGAGAAGAAAAACTGGACTGATGCTCTGTGGTACTGCATTATTCATAGGGCTCATTTGGTCAGCATTTGGTCTGATAAGGAACAG GGTTTCCTGAGAGATAACATCGATAACACCATGACATACTGGCTGGGTGTGGTTCATATTGAAAGTGAGGGGAAATGGAGATGGAGAGAAGGTGATTTGATTGTATCTACAGC TTTTTGGGATGTAGGAGAACCACAGACGGATGATGAAAAGAACTGCGGCATCATGCACCCCAACGGAACATGGGCTTCTGCAGTGTGTTCCCTTCCCTATCAATGGATTTGTAAAAAGAAGCTGATCTGTTGA